The sequence CAGCTCCTTCAGGTGGTGGTACTCCTGCAGGCGAGACGCGTCAGGAAAATCACTTTTTCGTGTTTTCGGTCCGGAAGTGAGGTTTTGAGTGCTTGGGTTCATTATTCGTGATACTCATTCGAAATACTGATTTAAGACACTATAtcgcataagtatatatgtatatgtatatgtatatgtatatgtatatatatatatatatatatatatatatatatatatatatatatatatatatatatatatatatataaccaccgctctaaattgccaagaaaaatcatggaagcccatgatcgccaaggccgcggtggccgaatggttagagcatcggactcaagactgtcacgacgatactctgagttcgagggttcgagtcaccggccggcgcgttgttcccttgggcaaggaacttctcctcgattgcctacctagccaactgggtggccaagccagcccaagtcagtgctagtcccaagcccggataaaatagagagaatgattaccgaaaaaaggtaacaccggcactctccgtggaaaggaactgggggaccctaccacgtactcactccaagagcatcacaacatgaatactacaattaagtatcatgctgtgaccacggcggctcagacatgaacctaccgttaaaagaagaagaagatatgtatatgtatatgtgtatatatatataatatatatatatatatatatatataatataatttgatatatataataatatatatatatatatatatattataaaatataatatatatatatatatatatatatatattattatatatgtatgtatgtatgtagtgatgtagtaggtatgtatgtaatgtatgatatagatataatatatataaaatatatatatatatattatatatatatatatatatgtatatatatatatatatatatatatgtaataatatatatatagatatatatctatatatatatatatatatatatatattatatagaatatatatatatgtaatatatattatataaaattatatatatatattatatatatatttatNNNNNNNNNNNNNNNNNNNNNNNNNNNNNNNNNNNNNNNNNNNNNNNNNNNNNNNNNNNNNNNNNNNNNNNNNNNNNNNNNNNNNNNNNNNNNNNNNNNNAGGAGAGTATAACAgcatgaaaaacaagaaggaacTGAAAGTCAAAGAAGCGAAGAGTAGGGCTTCTGTTGTAAGATATTTACGTGTTTCAGTTCGTGGCAagttaattatatttacaattatatttactttaaagATTTATTTGATGAAACAGATAGTTACTACGTGTGGTTATTAACACATTTGCAAGTGTACATATCTCAAAcgccttttttatatatgaaagaccTTTaccttaagagaaaaaaaatacacacacctctctctctctctctctctctctctctctctctctatatatatatatatatatatatatatatatatatatatatatatatatatatatatacatatatatatatatatagatatatatatatattatataatatatatataggtatatatataaatgtacacacacacacacacacacacacacacacacacacacacacacacacacacatatatatatatatatatatatatatatatatatatatatattggtgtgtgggtgtgtgtgtggtgtgtgtgtgtgtgtgtgtgtgtgtgtgtgtgtgtggtgtgtgtgtgtgtgtgtgttgtatgtgcattgtgagtattgtgtgtatatatatataaacatatatatacatctatatatatttatatatatatatagatatatatagatatatacatatatatatacacatatatgcatatatatgtacatatatatatatatatatatacatatctatacatatacatatatatatacatacatacatacatacacacacacacacacacacacacacacacacacacacacacacacacacacacacacacacacacacatatatatatatatatatatatatatatatatatatatatatatgtgtgtgtgtgtgtgtgtgtatatatgtatatatatatataaatatatatatatatatatatatatatatatatatatatatatatatatatatatcaaacaggtgtgtgtctgtgtgtctgtcagtgACCAAAAATAATTCAGACTATCtacacgcgagagagagagagagagagagagagagagagagagagagagagagagagagagagaggagagagagagagagagagagagagagagagagcggcagacagatagacagacaaataaagagataaaaatgagggggagagagacaaatacagaaagacaagcagacagaaacacagagaaaaggggagatagagagggtgacgaaaaggggaaaggagagagagagagattaagacagtcaaaaataaatattaaagagagagagaaaataaaaacataacatttGATCGTGAAAATCTATTTAATCAATTCGGTTTAATTAACATGCTCTATTAACTGCATTACAAGACCGTCTCCATTAATCTTTATCGTGAGTCATGCAGGACTAGATACCCATCAGATATTCACTGACTTAACTGAATTCTTTACCTTATGTCACGGAGTACACCTATGACCGACCTGGTTTGGAAAAATAATATCACAGATCTCTTCTCTTTAATTAATGAATGGGAATTATAttctctcttgtttatttctttttttatttccgaaTACCTTAAAGAAAACAGAGCAAGAGTCATTtacctgtctgcctatctatatatttgtatatctatgaatactcatctacacacacaaacacatatacatattctctctctctctctctctctctctctctctctctctctctctctctctctctctctctctctctctctctcccacaaaacaccacacacacacacacacacacacacacgcacacgcacacgcacacaccccacacacacacacacacacaccacacacacacacacacacacacacacacacacgcaccacacacacacacacacacacacacacaccacatatatgcttaacccccacccctcccccccccttcacgctTCTTCCCGTACCTCCACTTGACGCCCCCCGGGGAGGTGACGGGCGTGGCGCCCCCGGCGAAGCCCGAGTCCCGGCTGATGCTCCTCTGGCGCCACATGTGCTCCAGCGACCGGTTCACGATGGTCAGGTCGCCCGTGTAGGCGCGGATCAGCTCCTTCAGGTGGTGGTACTCCTGCAGGCGAGACGCGTCAGGAAAATCATGTTTCGTGTTTTCGGTCCGGAAGTGAGGCTTTGAGTGCTTGGGTTTATTATTCGTGATACTCATTCGAAATACTGATTTAcgacactatatgtatatgtatatgtatatgtatatgtatatgtatatgtatatgtatatgtatatgtatatgtatatgtatatgtgtgtatatatatatatatatatatatatatatatatatatatatatatacatatatatgtgtgtgtgtgtgtgtgtgtgtgtgtgtgtgtgtgtgtgtgtgtggtgtgtgtgtggtgtgtgtgtgtgtggtgtgtgtgtatgtatataaaacgtatgtatatgtatatatatatctatattatatttatatatatattatatatataatatatattatatataaaattatatatatatatatatatttatagatatatatatatatatatatataatatatatatatatatataaaatatatattttatgtatatatatatatatatatatatatatatatatatatatatatataaaatatcatatatatatatatataagacatacgaTTATGATTCACGCAAGTGAGTCCCACTTTGGGATTTAAGATGTGTCAAAAAGGACTTCTCTCTGGCAGTGCCGCTCTCGGGTCCTGGGTCTACCCTTGGCCCGAACGAAATGACCTCGGTACTTCAAGGCATtgtaatgtatgcatgcatacacgcacacacacacacacacacacacgtggtatgtgtgtgtgtgtgtgtgtgtgtgtgtgtgtgtgtgtgtgtgcgtgtgcgtgtgcgtgtgtgtgcgtgtgtgtgtgtgtatgtgtgcgtgcgtgcgtgcgtgcgtgcgtgcgtgcgtgcgtgcgtgcgtgcgtgcgtgcgtgtgtgtgtgtgtccacgtgtgaacgtgtatgtatataagcatgtgtgtgcacagtatgtatgtatacatgtatatgtgtgtatgtatgtgtgtgtatatgtatatataaatatatatataaatatatatatatatatatatatatatatatatatacatatatatatacatatatatacatatatatacatatatatatgtatatatatatatatatatatatatatatatatatatatatatatacatatgcacatatataccacacacacacacccacacacacacatatatatatatatatatatatatatatatatatatatatatatatatatatatatatatatatatatatatatatatatatatatatatatatatatatgtatgtatatatatatatatatatatatatatatatatatgtatatacatatgtatatatgtatatatatatatatatatatatatatatatatatatatatatatataacgtatctatgtatgtatcaagcgcgaggtgtgtgtgtgtgtgtgtgtgtgttgtgttgtgttgtgtgtgtgtgtgtgtgtgtgtgtgtgtgtgtgtgtgtgtgtgtgtgtgtgtgtgtgtgtgtgtgtgtgtgttttaccatgTTTGATCAAGTTTCGCCCTTTAACTTACTTTCGACTGGTTATCCAACAACCAACTCTTGTTCCTCAGATCACTATACaagttattcctctctctctccaaactctTCACCATCCTCAGAAGTTCAAACTGCAGGGGAAGAAAACAAGAGTGACTCGggcatttaaataataaataaaaaactaatttcaGGCAAAGAAGCAATCTATTATCATAGCAGACTCcttgatatataacaaaaaatattgacACAATAAAAGGAAAGTGATATTTCACACTGGGACTAACAGATTATTATGGATTAAACCAACCTCGGAGTACTTGTCCAGATCCGCATCGTAGGAAAATTCCTGACCtagataaacataaacaaacaaacaaagtgagAATATCTTACATGTATGGATCCATCAAGTATTGATCTATCAAAGAAATTCCACTTTCTAACCAAAGAGAGTGAACCAAATTGAAAGTCATGCAAACAAATGTTAGCTAATCTTTATTTGTTTGAGGTATATcacacgcatttttttttaataccggaGCTGACCAACGCCCAGAGCGTGGaaggtttgtttacattctccAGCGCGTCAACTGGTCGTCATGGCAACCGAGGCACGCCATGGAGCAagcgaggaggaagaaaggtgaaTGATATGCACGAATACAGGCTACGAGCGTGCCTAGACGCACCTCAATTaaagtatatctataaatacataaatacatatttacatacgcacatgcatactaAAATACGCACACGCAGatttacatatacagacaaaaaataataagaattaaaaataaataaataaataaataaataaatatgcatatatatatgtatatatgtatatataattacatatatgtatatataattatatataagtaaatacacatttatatatatgtatatatatatatatatatatatacacatacagtgtatatgtgtatNNNNNNNNNNNNNNNNNNNNNNNNNNNNNNNNNNNNNNNNNNNNNNNNNNNNNNNNNNNNNNNNNNNNNNNNNNNNNNNNNNNNNNNNNNNNNNNNNNNNTCCAACAAACGTAAATAGTTTCGATTGAAAAAAATGCACtgaatagaaaattataaaacgGATTTTATATAGTTCTCAAAACATTTGAATTATTTGATTTCTATGATTGAAGACGGAATGCAAAACAAAAATCTTACTTGCTACCCCATCCTTCCTTTGTGCGACGTAGCATTGACATTTTACTATAGCAGGTTTGATTAAATTAGATGTAAATGTAAACAAAGTTGATGTTGAATGTATTCATTAAGATAAACAGTAGGTTAAATGAATTGCTCATTGTCATCCAATCAAGATTTTGGCTTTAAGTTTACCttataaaaacaaagaattatGAACAATTATATTCAGTTTAAGCCTTAGCCGAAATTGGGGGAAATGTTACATAACGATGAAGCAAATGTAATTATTGTTTAACTTAGTTTTCAGTCCCTGTTGATTAAAAAGTGGGGAATGTGAGAAATGAACAtttcggtttgtttttatttaatagtGTAATTTCGCTTTTTCACATTATCAAAAATCCGAtatcggtaaaaaaaaatggtctaAAAGAACGTTGTCGATAAAATAATGTTTGTCCCTAactttgctccctccctccctctctctctctctctctctctctctctctctctctctctctctctctctctcctctctctttcttttttctcgatGTTGAAAACAAACTGGGTTTCTTGAAACCTACAGGTCCGGCCTCAACAAAATGGTCTTGGAACCAAGTCTTTTTCTCGAGCTGTTTTGGTTCTACACAAACGAGGTAGGCAAGAAAGCTTTACAAGGAGCAACTTGCAGTTTACAGGAGATTGCAATAGGCTTCGTGAACTCGCCCTAGAAGCCCGAGATGGAGTTAGAACAAAGAATAAACTTAACTGCTTATAGGACACCCCTTGCAGAGAAATTCGGCGAACAAACATATCATCTAAGTGCTTTATATATAATAGCAGGATAGAGGGGCTGTGACTGCACTGATACGCTGCGCTGCACTcaacgtatgtgtgtggtgtgtgtgtggttgtgtgtgtgtgtgtgtgtgtgtgtgtgtgtgtgtgtgtggtgtgtgtaagaaaACAATGATCTCAGTGTGCATTTTCATcagataataaatatttattttagaatTAATCCCAGAACTTCATGGGAACTTTTTTTCGATGAACAACACAACTAGCATTGTAAATCACGTTGCACACATTGCAGACCTCAACATGCtaccgagaaaaaaaaggataatgaagaaaTTATTTATCTAAGGCTCTCGACAGTAATTTCCACACTGAATATTCTTGAAGGACACGCACAACCCCTTTTTTATCCCAGTTTAAAAATCTCAAAGAAATACCtcaacagatttttttctttcttttctagatCAATGACCATGAAGATTCCCTTGTTACTGGCCTCAACAGTAGCGCTAACGGGGCTGTTGTCCCGCGCGCAAAAATCTCCGTCTGTTGCGTACGTCACATCCAACATTAAAGACAGGCATTTGATCCTGATTAAAGGGGTCAAGATGGAGACACCTCAGCTCTTGCTTCCTGCTAAGTCCTTGTGTGAGTATGCGAAGGGAAGCACctgctattaccattaccatttgttatcattatcgtttgttATCACTAGgagtttattgttatatttaattcTAATTTCaatattatagtcatgattatttttgttatgatattgatattaacgttaatattattatcacttttatagttatgataattaatgttatcgtcatcatcactgtaACCATTACcatccctatcatcattatcattaccaatatcaataatattattgttttgttgttgctatagttgtcgttattattataattagggaTACtagtattatctttgttatcaacaacattatcatcattatcattcttactgttgtcatcatcattaacgttataatcatcaccatcatccttatcattaataacatcattaccgcatttttctctccacttccccaCTACTTTCAGCGATCAATAATTTATAATTCACTTCACGCTTTCTCCTTCTAACACATCGAAAATTTCAATGCCAGGTATGTGTCATTATCAGTGTCTAAC comes from Penaeus monodon isolate SGIC_2016 chromosome 5, NSTDA_Pmon_1, whole genome shotgun sequence and encodes:
- the LOC119573484 gene encoding uncharacterized protein LOC119573484 — protein: MLSFLAYLVCVEPKQLEKKTWFQDHFVEAGPIFSLCLFVYVYLGQEFSYDADLDKYSEFELLRMVKSLERERNNLYSDLRNKSWLLDNQSKEYHHLKELIRAYTGDLTIVNRSLEHMWRQRSISRDSGFAGGATPVTSPGGVKWRSVIGVLRDISTQNLTSGPKTRKSDFPDASRLQEYHHLKELIRAYTGDLTIVNRSLEHMWRQRSISRDSGFAGGATPVTSPGGVKWSSGQSGIRPSQRILDPRKGPIRKTVGVRSLPRLDQEALDYYDAAGLSRKARSRSRGRARTRAKSLEAKKESDRLMREDERAKSSGEVVSQRSSSGVFEESSYEASNEASTSASVELGSEK